In Paracoccus aerodenitrificans, the following are encoded in one genomic region:
- a CDS encoding S41 family peptidase, with amino-acid sequence MKHYLIAGIGGSLAGLLLTTQMAGPLSAQDVGKNGSLYEQLDLFGNVFEQVRSQYVEETDAKELIEAAINGMLQSLDPHSSFLPADDYEDMQTQTRGSFGGLGIEVGQEDGLVKVISPMDDTPADEAGVEAGDFITHVDGDSLMGLTLDQAVDMMRGPVGSEVTITILREGEQEPFDIKIVRDTIKLTAVRGRVEGHVVVLRVATFNDETISSLEEDLNKAVEELGGIDNVTGFVLDLRNNPGGLLDQAIYVSDAFLEEGEIVSTRGRLPEESERWNARAGDLAQGKPMVVLINRGSASASEIVTGALQDHRRAIVVGEKSFGKGSVQTVLPVTSDSAMRLTTARYYTPSGRSIQALGINPDIIVAQPAPSPSNEEDEDGPRTSSSFISSEADLRGALNNDSYSEEERRQLEEEAAEVEATAKLREEDYQLAYAIDILKGLAAVDFRAEEVPAAVTPAVTGEDSGTDEAPVGGETSREEAE; translated from the coding sequence ATGAAGCATTATCTGATCGCGGGTATTGGCGGCTCTCTGGCGGGGCTTTTGCTGACAACGCAAATGGCGGGGCCGCTTTCGGCGCAGGATGTCGGGAAGAACGGGTCGCTTTACGAACAGCTCGATCTGTTCGGGAATGTCTTCGAACAGGTGCGCAGCCAGTATGTCGAGGAAACCGACGCCAAGGAACTGATCGAGGCCGCGATCAACGGGATGCTGCAATCGCTCGATCCGCATTCCTCGTTCCTGCCTGCGGATGATTACGAGGATATGCAGACCCAGACCCGCGGCAGCTTCGGCGGACTGGGGATCGAGGTCGGTCAGGAAGACGGGCTGGTGAAGGTCATCTCTCCGATGGACGACACCCCGGCGGATGAGGCAGGCGTCGAGGCGGGCGATTTCATCACCCATGTGGATGGCGATTCGCTGATGGGGCTGACTCTGGATCAGGCCGTTGACATGATGCGCGGCCCGGTCGGATCCGAGGTCACCATTACCATTCTGCGTGAGGGCGAGCAGGAGCCGTTCGACATCAAGATCGTGCGGGACACGATCAAGCTGACGGCGGTCCGGGGCAGGGTGGAAGGCCATGTCGTGGTTCTTCGCGTGGCGACCTTCAACGATGAAACCATCTCGTCGCTGGAAGAGGATCTGAACAAAGCCGTCGAGGAACTGGGCGGCATTGACAATGTAACCGGCTTCGTTCTTGACCTCCGCAACAATCCCGGCGGGCTGCTGGATCAGGCTATCTATGTCTCGGACGCGTTCCTTGAAGAGGGTGAGATCGTCTCGACCCGTGGCCGTCTGCCCGAGGAAAGCGAGCGCTGGAATGCACGGGCAGGGGATCTTGCACAGGGCAAGCCGATGGTGGTGCTGATCAATCGCGGTTCCGCCTCGGCATCTGAAATCGTGACAGGTGCGCTTCAGGATCACCGCCGGGCCATCGTCGTGGGTGAAAAATCCTTCGGCAAGGGGTCGGTCCAGACTGTGCTGCCGGTCACGTCGGACAGCGCCATGCGGCTGACAACAGCGCGGTATTACACGCCTTCTGGCCGGTCGATTCAGGCCTTGGGCATCAATCCCGATATCATCGTCGCACAACCCGCCCCGTCGCCGTCCAATGAAGAGGACGAAGACGGTCCGCGCACCAGCTCCAGCTTCATCAGCTCGGAGGCGGATCTGCGCGGTGCGCTGAATAATGACAGCTATTCCGAAGAAGAACGCCGTCAGCTTGAGGAAGAGGCCGCCGAGGTCGAGGCGACGGCAAAGCTGCGTGAAGAAGACTATCAGCTTGCCTATGCGATCGACATTCTGAAGGGCCTGGCAGCGGTCGACTTCCGCGCCGAAGAGGTGCCGGCAGCAGTGACACCGGCAGTCACCGGCGAAGATTCAGGAACGGATGAAGCTCCGGTCGGGGGTGAAACATCCAGGGAAGAGGCCGAATAA
- a CDS encoding RNA pyrophosphohydrolase, with the protein MAASTTPDERLGPSGLPYRPCAGVVLVNADGLVFAGQRIDNPGHAWQMPQGGIDKGESPREAALRELTEETGLPADAVEIVEEAADWVYYDLPDELLGKVWKGKYGGQRQKWVLMRFVGRDDQVNIETEHPEFDKWAWMRPEDLIEKIVPFKRSVYEQVFQAFRDRLG; encoded by the coding sequence ATGGCCGCCAGCACCACCCCGGATGAGCGTCTGGGACCGTCCGGGCTGCCCTATCGCCCCTGCGCCGGGGTGGTACTGGTCAATGCTGACGGGCTGGTTTTCGCAGGACAGCGTATCGATAATCCGGGCCATGCATGGCAGATGCCTCAGGGTGGGATCGACAAGGGCGAGTCACCGCGTGAGGCTGCGCTGCGCGAGTTGACCGAGGAAACCGGTCTGCCTGCCGATGCGGTCGAGATCGTGGAAGAGGCCGCCGACTGGGTTTACTACGATCTGCCCGACGAATTGCTGGGGAAGGTCTGGAAGGGCAAATATGGCGGTCAGCGCCAGAAATGGGTGCTGATGCGGTTTGTCGGTCGCGACGATCAGGTAAATATCGAAACCGAACATCCCGAGTTCGACAAATGGGCCTGGATGCGCCCCGAGGATTTGATCGAAAAGATCGTCCCCTTCAAGCGCAGCGTTTACGAGCAGGTCTTTCAGGCATTCCGCGACCGTCTGGGCTGA